aaTGTTTAGGTTGTCGGTTTTGCTGCCTGAGCTTTTTCTCCTTATATAGAGGATAACTAAAAAAGCCAAGGAAGTGGGTCCTGAATAAAActacaaaaatatttctagCGTTCAACTTTGACAGGGTTTATGTTTTCATATGCACGttaactttctttttttggaaaacaaATCCACAGGTTGGCCTTTAACTTATTTCGCAATAAAACCAGTATTCAATGAAACTGTATTTTTACTATAAGGGCACTCAAAGGAGTAGAGATATTATTGATCATGTGCAATCTTGCCCAGCTAAACTGATACCCAAAAACTAAAGTCATAATGTCATCATGCCAAAAACAGATCCTCGCTCATCTTATGTATAAAATTGACTGGATCGAAACATTTAACTTTTAAAAGAGGTTTTCTCCCCCTAGATAATGCCAATAGAATCCTTTTTGCAATCCATTTTTTGCATCTTCCTGTTTACGTAAAAGAAAGTCTCAAGAGTCTAGTGGGAGGTCGAGCGTTTAATGCcaagaaatgaaaagttgcttttcttcttatatTTGCCTTGGCAGGCACACGTTATTATCGAAAATTTCCACGTTTTACGTCACTCACTTTTAAATTCTCGGCGAAATCACTAGCACCCTAGATTATCTAAAATATGCCTACTGAGGCTCGATACCATCCAATAACGAGATAGGTTTGATGATAGGCAGTTCAATGTCAAAAATGCTCTCTTTTGAGAAGATCATGAGCGTTTTCGtttttttctgtatttCAAAACGACATTTCTATTACTGTCACAGTCTTCTAATAGAACCTAACAACGAGAAAGATGGAATTTATTGTACttttcagaagaaaatacCTTCTACGACAAAGTTAGATATTCTCTGATGGGAGTATGGTGCTACAAAGCAAATTTTAGAAGTTTCTCTACACTGGACATTGTGGGTATGCCCCACGAACATTCAAAGAATGGCCGCTTTATTAGATTGTTCCTCGCTACCAACAAACACATATAGCAGAATATAGGGGCTCCTATGAGCACGGtaaacaatatttttcatatgCCTGGTTCTGATATTTTACAGAACCTGAAGTAAAAAAGTATTCTAGTGAGCTAAGCCATATCAGCTTAGGATGAATTAGGTTCAAACAGAAGTCTATATAACTAGATGTAACTCTGTAACACTCACCTCAGGAGATACATGCTATCTGCCGCAAAGGTCAGGAAGAGATTACTATCATTCTGACTCAACTGCTTGCTGACACATGACTGTTCGGGCTATAATCTTAATCTAACAACAATCATCGTATATTTCGAACTATTTAGTGCACAAATCGCTTTAAGAGTCAAGTGGTACATTCACTAGCACTATAGTAATCATCTTTAGCTGTTGCGTCGTTTTATTGACGTTTCGCTTTATTCGGTTCTATATAAATAGAAttgatatcaaatttttaatgcAACCCGAAACCCTCCTTACAAGTAATTTGGATGTATCTCATCGCTAGCCACAAGATCGTATATAAATCATCGAACGATGgattcaaaagattcaGATGAGCTGTTAGGAGCAAGAGCTGAGCCGGCTACGATGCCGCTTCCCAGTACTGTATTTCGTAATCGATTTACATACGGCCTCAGCGAGATGTTCAAAACGAAACGTTGCCAAATATCTTACACTCTACTGCTGGCTTCAATCACTGCTGCTATAACGTTTGCAAATGTCCCGGGAAAGAGTGATACTTCTGCACTGCTCTTTGctctttccttttttatATTAGTAGCAACAGCATTTGTGACAGCAACAGTCTTcattaaagaatttaataCATTTGCAAAAGtaaaattctttttataCGTCGTTGAATATAAGCCTAACATTGATCCACACAGCTGGGACATCATTGCCTCGCATATGAATGTGTATCTATATAACGAAGGATATTGGTTTAGCCCCAGGTGCTTCTACGACGGACAAGCTGCATATCACTACTTTAAGAGTTTGATAGTGAAATCTCCACTTGCCAAGGATGTACATTCAAACGTCAATGGCAATCAAAATGCCATTCCTTTGGCCTCGATGAATGAAGCTGGTGTGGAAGCTGgtaatactaataatacGGAGTCTGAAAATGGTTTACAGGATGctgattttgaattgaaGGGATTTAGAGAGAAAGCTATAAAAGTTTATCGTAAGTCGCTTGACGAATATTGGCAAGCACATTTTGTAGGAGCCAGCGAGCAACTACCATAGAGGCACTTGAAACGATACTTCTTGGAGTGGATGATATGAAGCTTTTAGTGAGGAACTCCTTCATTCACATTcaaatacttttttttaatcAGCTGAATAAAATGCTATGAATACTCTAGGCAGAATCTCCCTGGTTACTTATATGTTGTATATAACTCCCTCCAACATACTATGCAAAACACTGACGCCAAATTTTTACCACTTTCCATCATGCTCCCTTCAGCAGTGCATTCAAAGGTGAATAAAGCCTAGTTGGTTGCTATTCACCTCATGCGCTAAATTACAACCTATATAGTTCATGACAATGAATGCAAGCGTCGTTCCTGTGGCCATGGCACTTACTCTCGGGATTATACTgacaaatatataattgGTTTCTGTCAACCTTTTAGAACAAGACTATGAATTTAATGACGGAACACCGTCACAATTTCTAAAATTGTAATGATCTGTACTAATTAAGCTTTTGACACTCATCCATTAACTATTCTTTTTACACAGTTGAAATGTGGTTAATggcttcatttttatagaTTAAGATTGTGAATAAATATAACGATGAAAGTATCAAAAGGTAAGAACTACTATACTATGTTGAGGCCTACACGTAGCAACTGCATGAAAGCCTAAAACTAGCCAATTGTAATTTGCGACCTTACTCCCCATAGTAATAGGAGGACCCTACAGATTACATTCCATTCTATAACTGGGGTCAACTAGCTAAACGCAATGGATCACACTCAAGTCACAACAGAATATCGTTTAACATATTCCTCTTGTtttacttttgaaaattcatatATTTCATTAGCATCATATCATATCTAACATTGGCACAAAACAACAAGAAGAGAGGCTCTCTCATTAACCTGCAAGGACCCATCCCAGAGCTGTCGTTTGAAAATGCTTAGACTTCATTTATTCTTTGCGTAGCATCTATATCGCAAGACCAGCTTACAATACCTTTTTTACATATAACTAGGAGTCTTACGCATATTCTGGCCATTCCTCTTACGGAGAATAATGAGTTTGACTATGGTAATAGTAGCATATCAATGACAAGACACAAAGGAAGCTCAAATGGACGTTACACTCTGCTAAACGTTGtttacaaaaaataatcatCACTATCAATTTACTAATCAATGACTTCCATTGAATGCATGCTGTGTAAAGCTGAGATGCTTGAAGAAGCTTTAGCTTTTTACTTCGAtgcttttatttttctatatGAAAAAATCTCGAGCAtcgaaagaaaaatctgtatatttttcaatttacaGCTAACTGTTGGATCATCTTCTATTGGAAGCCGCAATAACATACATATGCCTTCATTTGAGGGACCTGTATTACATTAAATAATCCCGTGTAAATGAAAGCAATTATCAGTGAGCGTTATTGTGTGATTGAAGGGTGGATCGTCGATCAGGTTGACCGTATTATCGTTCCAAAGTCGAAGATTGTGAAAAATCTGGTTCCAAAGAAGCTTGAACTTCTCAACAGACAGTTTTTAATAGACTTTAAGAATGTCGATCTCTCCCAGAGTGTAATTTACGAATATACTTCGCAAGAATTACATGATTTGATAGATAAAGAGTTCTATGAATTTTCCGAATTGCTAGATGGTAGGATAATTAACAAAGACGGAAGGATATACCAGAGAagtaaaacaaaaattaagagGACCTTCACTAAAAGATGTCATCGTGTCTCTATACATGGTAGACAATACGTCTACTTGTTGAAATCACAAGCCAATCTTGCTCATATTCCAAATATGGCCGAAGTACTTACCAATGCGGATAATGCAAAAGATAACCATGTTCTCTCAATGCTCGTCAGGACAGCCGCGTCGAACTTTACACCAGAACAATATAAATtaattcaagattttaaCTCTGAAATTATGGTACCTTTTTGTGTCGAACTTCTGAAGAAAGAGTACAACAGAGCCATCGAAAGTGATGAACCTTTCTTAGACACAGATATGGATGTGAGTACCAAAGCTTTTATCGAGAACATAGATAATACAACATTTGACGAATATGGAAATTATTTGGCACCTgcattgtatttttttctcaatagAGGGAATCCTTCAATATTCCTTTCTGACGATTTCGTATCACCCAAAAAACGGAAATATGATGAACCTTGATGCCAGTAAATGAATTAGTACGTTGTTTGGGGagaaacaaatttgaatgactGTGACCTCATTGATTCATCGTGACGTTATTATCCTCAACATTACACAATCGAAGAAGATATGTCTCTCTGGATCAGCGCACTTCTGTTTTCAGGAACCGCTTAGTTATGCAAGGGATAAAGTGCTTTGGAAACTGATGTGTAATTAGTGATGGCATCCTAGAAAAGGATTGCATTATCTCCAAGATGCTAGCAAGCAACTACATTCGAACAGAGACGATATAGAACGTATAATACCTTAAATCGACATATTGATAAAACAAAGGTCGACGCCAATGCTCTTTTTTTAGCTGTCGTAAGATATAAATGGGAATCTAGTGGctgaaaaaataatctttcaatgtgAAGGTACATAAAGTGGAGTAGCACGATTTTACTCCGTATGTCGCAATTCCCTTTGCGCTGGATGGAccatttcattcaattgtttgatttccatttttgatAGCCCACAGAATGAAGtttatattgaagaaagtcttatgattttgaaactaATTTAGAACTTACAAATAACTGCTGACCTGTATGAACAGGTCATTTGGAGATGGTTCTTTATCAAGGTTTACTGACATTAtaagaaatatattttttgcaGCTTATTTACTCCTTTTCACCATCTTAATTCGCCGAGGACTTTTAAAGAATCCTACATACTATTCCCTCCTATTCAATATtggtttcttttttttcagttctTATTTGGCTACCTCTTTGTTCTCTGCTACTTGTATTGATcttttaaatataaatttacCCCACAACCACAAAGGCAAATGGCTCCTACTGTCACAGGTGATTAAGAAGGGTAGAATATGCAGTCATTGAAACTTCAAACAGCAAAGAAAGATGACTCTACCGCTAAAGCCAGTATGCGATGTAATGCATGCAACACTTCTATCCAAGTTACATCAATTACTCAATATCGGTGACCATTTAGGCGTAGCACGTCTTGGAATGGTATCCAAACGTCTGGAAGGTTGGTTTTACACCTTCAAATTGAGTACAAATTCACTAAAATGTAACgtttattgattttctaCTTAGAGCATGTAACATTATACGTATAAATCTAATGCTAATCTTAGATATCACTTTTTCACAGAGTTTTATCTCATATGCTCATGCGGGCTATACCTAACACTCCATGAGTAGAACACCGTTTATGCAAGTATGCGGCTTGTAT
This is a stretch of genomic DNA from Kazachstania africana CBS 2517 chromosome 8, complete genome. It encodes these proteins:
- the KAFR0H03780 gene encoding uncharacterized protein — its product is MDSKDSDELLGARAEPATMPLPSTVFRNRFTYGLSEMFKTKRCQISYTLLLASITAAITFANVPGKSDTSALLFALSFFILVATAFVTATVFIKEFNTFAKVKFFLYVVEYKPNIDPHSWDIIASHMNVYLYNEGYWFSPRCFYDGQAAYHYFKSLIVKSPLAKDVHSNVNGNQNAIPLASMNEAGVEAGNTNNTESENGLQDADFELKGFREKAIKVYRKSLDEYWQAHFVGASEQLP
- the KAFR0H03790 gene encoding uncharacterized protein, coding for MKAIISERYCVIEGWIVDQVDRIIVPKSKIVKNLVPKKLELLNRQFLIDFKNVDLSQSVIYEYTSQELHDLIDKEFYEFSELLDGRIINKDGRIYQRSKTKIKRTFTKRCHRVSIHGRQYVYLLKSQANLAHIPNMAEVLTNADNAKDNHVLSMLVRTAASNFTPEQYKLIQDFNSEIMVPFCVELLKKEYNRAIESDEPFLDTDMDVSTKAFIENIDNTTFDEYGNYLAPALYFFLNRGNPSIFLSDDFVSPKKRKYDEP